GGAATGTGCTCATCTACATTAGTAACATGAAAAGGATGGATATTGAGGTGGAGTGTTAGGTTGGAGTGTTAGGTTGGAGTGTTAGGTTGGAGTAGAGAGTGCTAACCATCAGGactggttaaaaaaaacactctTCAATTTAAGCTCTGCTTTTAAAGTGAATTGACATCCCAATAGCAGCGAAACTGAGTTTATGCACTTCAATAGGTAAAAAATGGGAATCATTATAAAATGTTTTAGAAAAATACAGAGTAATCATTGTTTAATAGAAATGCAAGAAAAGAAAACTACTAATCCAGCAATAATTTTATAACTTCTTGGCCAAATATAATTTGCTGAAGTTCTGTCATGGTCCATTAACACAATATGGCTGAAATGAAATCCACTCAGAAGATATTGCAGCAGAACCAAACAATTGAATCCCAGGAGCAAAACCCTAACAACACAATTACAGATCTGAGACAAAGACAATTTGCCTATTTTATTGAAGTGGACTAATGTGTCTGGTGCCATAACAACATTTCACTAGACTGTAATTGTTACTTTGAAACACTGTCGGCATACTGGGAAAGCTTACCCTTGAGTCAAGGTTGAAGGCCGTCTTCCTCAGATCTTGTAATGCCCTCTGCATAAATTCGAAAGCATGGCAGTCCACACAGGGTCTGCCTAAGACGGGCAGAGGCGCAGTCAGACACTTAGCATGCATGTACTGGTTTAAAACATTTGAAATATGTGGAAAATTAATCCCTGTAAATAAATCAATGAAATGCACAGAGGTGTATcaactttctgacagaggatCCACGTGTAGTTTATGCAGCTTCGGCGAACACAGCCATATTCCTGAAAATATCATGAATTTTTCATTGGTGCAATACAAGTTTCATATGATTGTTTACATATTTGTGTCAGAAAACATATTTAGTGAATATGGGCATTTCAATGTTTCACTCAGAAGGTACACACCGCAATAAAATTTTAAGAAAATTTAATACGATTTTGTTTTATATCGTGTAATGAATTTCGGGGATGTCCTATATAAAAGCCCTTGGTATTCCGATGCGTATTCTCCACTACTGCAATCAGCATCAGAGCTATTCACAATTTCATCTCTAACTGATCGGCATCGTTTCGCTTTAATTTGTCAATCAATTGTTCAATATCAAATCTCAATCTCTGTTTTCAGGACAAACTCGACCAATGGTAAACATAATACCATGCAGGCATCAAACGTGCTTCATCGAATGTAGTATAAACGACTTACTCTCGGCCGGGATGACAGTCCCAGTTTCCTGGCTCGCTTCAGTCAGCCTGAAACAGAGCAGCTCGACTATCATCAGTAGCGCcacggcagcacagacaggctGCAAGAAGCCTTTGGTCCTCATGCTGGTACCGAAAATCTCTGCAATAAAATGGAGAGGGGGCCGGGGCACGCTTAGCGGGGAGCCCTCTGCGTGCAGCCGCACACCGTGCACAAAATAAACACGCATGCAATAAATGCTAGTAATCTGGAAATACGCGGTAATCTGAACTACGGAAGGAAAAATAATATTGAAGCTGCAATGCAGGTGCACGATCGGAGCATCCTTTTTCCATTCATCAGTATCACCAAGGAAAGCAAACAAAAGAATCAgctaaaaaaatcacattacgaTGATTACGTATTCGACACAGAAACGACAGCTGTGCTCCTGACGCttgaaaaatattaatttaattaagcattaataacagttttcgaaaaagattaatatatatatatatttaccaattGCCTTTGATGGAGAACAAAACGTTGCTAGTCGCCGCCTATAACTACCTTCTGAAGCTCGGTTTTGGCGTGCAGTAAGCGCACCGGTGCTTATTGTCCTTCACGGGCCACCGTAGGTTCAGGCCAAAACAGACGGCGTATTTGGGTCCCATGGCCACCGGCGCGTGGCGTGTAGTACTGGAAGTGTAGAAATTCATATAAAATTGTATATGTAAAAACATACTAACATAAAAGGGTATGATAATACAATTTACAGAAACACCAAGTCTGGTTTAGGAGTTGAATATAAGGTAGTTTGTGCTATATTTTACAACGAGGGGAAGGAAACTGCGTGACGTATTAGGTAACATATTAATTAAGTGCATTCTGAACAAACGAATAGTCATTTTCCCAGTTATCAGGGTTATGAACAGTTTTGCTTTTTTCGGACTGACGAAATTGCCGTCTGCTGCATTGATAGCGGGTTTAACTGATGGCTGAAAGCTGCGTAAGCAGAGAGATCGGCTTGAAAGCGGCGCGGCTGCCGACTATGTGCGGCGCCATTTTGCCGTACGGCGGGGGCCCAGCGGAGCATCATGGGGGCCCTGCCCGCAGCGTGTTTAGTTAGGGTAGCCTGTTAAAATGCCGAACACCGTTTACTTCTTTTTCCAAGATGGCGTCGATGAGGGACAGCGACACCGGCCTCTGGCTGCACAACAAGCTGGGATCCACGGACGAGCTGTGGGCGCCCTCCAGCATTGCCTCGCTGCTGACCGTGTCCGTGATCGACAACATACGCCTGTGTTTTTCCAGTTTGTCCCCCCCGGTTAAGCTCAAGCTGCTGCTTGGGATGCTGCATCTCCCGCGGCGCACCGTGGACGAGGTGGGTCCCTGCGAGCCGCGCTCTGAGTCGGGGCGCTGAGATCGGTCTGCAAGGCGCCGGCTGGCGATCCCCCGGGCGTGGCCGCCGTGCAGCCCGGGTAGTGGTGCCGGTCGCTCCATGCATTCCGGACCCGGCGGTATCCGGGTTCCCCTTGCAAATATTCTGGACGTGAGTCGGAGTTTCACGTTGCGCTCCTTCAGTTGTCAGCTGGCAGCCGCAGCATTTTGCGCGATGTTTGCGCGCATTCTGCACAGACAGGCGCGTACAGCAACGGAATCTGCGGCGGGTTCGTCTGTGGTCCTGGTTCGAGGAGGAAGGGAGGGTTGAGATGACCACGTTGTTTATGGACGATCGCCGATGTTTTTAGGCTGTTCAGCTTTGCAGTTAGCGTGGCTGTCCGGGTTTTTGGGATCGGTTTGCTTTATGGTGCCGGAGGATCCCGATTCGAGCCGTGCGCCATGTGCTGACATGTCCAAGTGGACCCGCCGAGGGACCGCCCTCTCCTCACCCTGCCTTGGAGATGGAGATCCCATCAAAACATACATGTATCACCAGTAATTCGCCTCGTATTTGCTTTAATAGATGGCTGTTTCCATGTGTGTCAGAAGTGCTTTTGGATTTTTAAGaactttaaattaaaataatggaGTGTTTTTGACGATGTTTTATTGGTTgtcaaatagtttttttttttacatttattgttCAGATCTGCAATTGGGTGAAACGGGATTTTATTTTAGAATTAAATGTCTGCATTCTATTACTctttaaatgtgacatcagtATAAGCTTCACAGCTCTGAACGGGGATTTTAAAATCTATTAGCTTCTGGATGTAGTAAATAGGGAAGGTAGTTACTAGATGAATATCTCTTTCAGTATAAAACCCTTACTGAAAAAAATCTCCatctgtggatggatggatggatggatggatatatatgcaTCCAGGTAGAGCTGGGCGATGTTtgaataaaatattatattgttatTATAAACTTTCATATTGTAAtcaattttaatatttcaaacagTAGCCAAAACACTGGTTTTCTTACATAATTAACAGTTGTAATTCACTGTTAAACAAATTCCATCAAGGCGTGAGTCTGGTGTTGGCATAATTTATCGTTATATCTGTCTCCGTAACTATTAGTAAAACAATTTGGTTATCATAATCATAAAAACTCAAAGCCACCTATAATATTTTACTGTTTTCTACATATGAATTTTGTAGTATCATAATAAATAGGTATGTTGTGAAAATCTCAGAAAATATAGCTCAGCTATTCAGTTTAAATCCCTATCTTCATTCATAGCCCTGTCTCTCAGCGCCACGATAGCTGGCCTGGAAGGTCTAGTGACCTTAACGCCGATGTCTAGTGGGCCTGTGTTATGTACGGGGTGACTGTCGTCCTTCGTGTCCTCGTCTCGGCAGATGAAGGAGGCTCTTAATGAGATCATCCAGCTGGCCACGCTGGACTCGGAACCGTGGGTCCTGATGGTGGCCGACATCCTTAAGTCTTTCCCAGAGACGGGCTCCCTTAACCTGGACCTGGAGGAGCAGAACCCCAATGTGCAGGACATCCTGGGGGAGCTGAGGGAGAAAGGTGGGGGCCACCGGGGGCAGTGATGATGTCAGAGAGATGTCAGCGTGTCATTCGTGGGTCAGGCAGCCTCTGTTGATTAATGTCACTGTCAGGATATAAATCTGCACAAGCTGGCTTTTGTAGGTATGAATCAGCAGtttgacaactttacctgtaaTACAGTGAATCCTCAGCTATTGTTATCCATTTTTATCTACTTATTTATACTAAATAATTCTGGTGGTGGCTGCAGTTATGTTCTGCAGTTAAGTGCATGATGTGACCTGCTAGCTAAAGACCACCATTTGCTTCAGTTGTTAGCATTAGCCTGTACCTATGATATCTTTAAGGGTACAGTTCAGTAGGATTAATTTAGTTTTATTAGAAGTTCCCCAAAATGtagggggtcaaaggtgaaacTGAGGGCTCGTTGCGAGTCGCTTCTGTGACGGGATGCCGTCGGAGGTTTTGTTGCGTCAGGATTGGTGGTGAGCCTCCATCGTGCAGGGAGACGATTGGCCGCTTCCCCTGCTGACCCCGCCCCCCTCTGCTCCACAGTCAACGAGTGTGAGGCTTCGGCCTTGCTGCCCCTGGAGTGTCAGTACCTGAACAAGAACGCCTTGACGACCCTGGTGGGGCCGCTCACGCCTCCCATCAAGCACTTCCAGCTGAAGAGGAAGCCCAAGAGCGCCACCCTGAGGGCAGAGCTGCTGCAGAAATGTAAAGGCGAACGTCTCTCCGCTACGCTGTGCCTCCGCTCATTTTCCACTGCTTGGACAGGTAGCGTTTTGGGACAGTAGCTGCTCGACTCATTAAGTCATTCTGTTCCTGCTTCCCCCGACACGGTAGCCACGGAAACAGCACAGCAGCTGAAGAAGACAGCCGGAGTGCCTTTCCATGCCAAGGGGCGGGGCCTGGTGAAGAAGATCGACACCACAAGTGAGCCCACCTCCCCGACCAAAACatgcatgggtgggggggggctctgtgcaCCGTGGCAGTGTGTGTGGCCTGTATGCATGAGGTTCATGCCCTAGTTAAAATATCGTTCAGTGGGGAGCTGTACCCAAAAATGGACCGATTGTGTTAATTGCCAGAAGGTTCCCAGTGTATCCAAAAGAACGAGCTCTTTGTTGTCTGAAGTATCCGGCCTCTCTGTCGCCCAGTGACATTCTTCTTGCACTGTAGATTTATGCTGTCTGCAGTTTTTTCCCCTTGGTATCAGTACCTATATGTTTTATTACTTTGGTGTTTGCACTAAAAGGCCCGGGTTACACTGCCCTTCCTCCCTGGCTCTCCCTAACATTCCCATGATTCTTTGCTGATGTCATATGACCCGTCTTGAACTCCTGTAGATTTGtcagtgttttgtgtttttttttttttttttgcggcctTTCATTACAAAATGTGATTGTACTTTATAGAGCAGATAATTGCTCTGCTGATTACTGTCTAAAGACATTTAGTTGGAACCAGAAGCAGGCCTCCGATAGTGTGAGCATTGTGAAGCTGCCAGGTACCTGTCAGAATACACACGTCAGAGTAGGGAACGCAGAAATGTCCACTGCTTGTGTAAATGTGTCAGGCTTTCTGTATTGTCAGAGGCCCCTTGTCAGGTCCTGACGTGCACCTCCCTGTGCCCCCCAGCTCCCCTCAAGGGCATCCCGAAAGCCCCCTTCCGGAGCCCCACTGCCCCCAGCATGTTCAGCCCCCCCAGCAACAGGACGCCCATCGCACCCGTGCGGACACCATTGCGCAAGGAGCGTGGGGTCAAGGTGAGCATGTTTCACGCTGGTGGAGCGTGAATGAGCCTCAGGACCGTGTGAAATCGCACCGTTACGGCCGAATGCCGACAGTGAGCCTGACATGTGCTAAACGGGGTGTGTTGATGTCCTCAGTTGTTAGATATCTCCGAGCTGGACATGGTGGGCGCCGGAAGAGAAGCCAAGAGGCGGAGAAAGACGCTGGGTGAGCCCACGCCCCGTCACCGCTGCGGTCAGGGCTTCAAGTGTGACATGGTGTTTCTCACAGTAGGCTGTCTGCCAGAAAGCCACGTTCTCCTGTAAAGTCACTCTAGTCAGTAGCGATAGTAAAGCTGAGGACTGTGGGAGTTTGGCCTTCGCCGCACTGGATTGTGGGTATTGTAGTCCTGCTCTTGCCTATGTGATCACCTCGTACACGTTGTTGCTCCAGATACCGAAGTGGGCGAGAAGGTTGCCAAAGAAGAAGCGGTGGTGGAGAACACCACGCCCGACTACGCCGCCGGCCTGGTGTCCGCGCAGGTGTGTAAGcatctccctgccccccccccacgttgcACGCTCTGTACCTCACGTGGGActgatctgtctctctgcagaaaCTGGGCTCCCTGAACAATGAGGGCACGCTGCCGTCCACCAGCTACCTGCCCGCCACGCCCAGCATGGTTCCATCCTCGTCCTACATTCCCAGCTCCGAGACGCAGCCGGGTGAGTCCTCGCCCCCACTGTGCCCCTCATGGTGTGTCCCTCCCCCTACTCACTGGCTCTCTgtgcaccccaccccacccctcaaaATCCAGCCAACGTGGCAGCGTCGGGTCGCGAGCCTCTGCCGTCCAACAGGCAGCCAGAGGAGACAGCAGCCCTCAGCGTCACCCTCCCACCCCAGTTCAAGCAGCGCCCCCCCATGTACAACAGCGGCAGCAGCCCTGCGGCCCCCACCTCACCTGCCACTCCCACCAGCACGCCGGCCAATCCCACGCCGCCGCCTGCCTCTACGGCCACGCCCCAGGAGCAGCCTGCCCAACCTCCGCCCGCCCAGGCTGCCTCCACCCCTGCTCCCCCGTCACAGCAACCCAAGAAGAACCTCTCCCTCACGGTGAGATCTCCACCGTGCTGCTCTTGACGCCGAataggaaaccccccccccaggccaggGCTGACGCTGCCGTATCTCCCCCACAGAGAGAACAGATGTACGCCGCACAGGAGATGTTCAAGACCGCGAACAAAGTCACGCGGCCGGAGAAGGCGCTCATCCTGGGCTTCATGGCGGGATCCCGAGGTACCGCTGCCCACGGGCTGCTCTGCCATATCCCTGAGTCGTTGGTTTGCTTTTGATTTTCCtaatttggttttattttaatatcatTTTCAAATTTAACTTGAAACCCAGTTTCgttttagttttcatttgatttttaaaatttattttaaagatgTTTAGTTTTTGTATATTCGTTTCGGTTTAGTTTTAGTAATTTTACTTCCATGGATAGACTGAAACTTGTAGAGCTATTTTATGTGTCGGATCTTTATAGAATCTTACATGAATGAAGCGTGTAACATACTGCAAAATGAGCATGTTCCAGGTATCATTGATGGTAATTAAAgataaagaaatcattactttagctAAATGGTATTTAAAAATGGTAACAAAGTATTTGACATTTGCTTATATTTTAGTTTAGTTTTGGATAGAATAGTTATAGTTATTTTGGTATCTTACTTTGTTTCAGTTTACAAGAATGTTTTCTTATAGTTTTATTTTTAGTTGTTGTTAAGCCGTTAGTCTCCTAGTCGAGAGTTCTGTCCTGAGGAAGGCGCTGTGCTTCACGCTCCCCCCGTGTCTGCAGAGAACCCGTGTCCGGAGCAGGGCGACATCATCCAGATCAAGCTGAGCGAGCACACGGAGGTGCTGCCCAAGGCTGACGGCACCGGCAGTACCACCATGCTGGTGGACACCGTCTTCGAGATGAACTATTCCACGGGCCAGTGGACCCGCCTGAAGAAGTACAAGCCCATCACCAACGTCTCGtgaggggggcggggctgggCGGGGCTGGGCGGGGCTTCTCGTAACCctcccatttaaaaaaaaaaaacaaaaacaaaaaagatggGGGGAGAACAGGAAGTGGGCCAGATCCAGCTTgtaaagttggggggggggggggggggggtttggattTGGGGTACAGGATGGAGATGGGGGCAAAGTGTGGTGACATCCCGTGCGGGTGGAGGTTCGGGTGGAGATCCGCTGAAGCTcacggagcccccccccccccccccttactctGCCCGCCGTCGCCCCTGGGCAGGGACCTAACAGAACTCTATTTTTTTGGTTTCGTTTTTAAAGCCCGTTGAGATTCCGCAGTTCGCGCCGGGTGGCCTGGGCGCATGTTTCGGCGTGAGGATGTGAGCAGTGTGTGCAGATTCCCGCCCGTTAGACACAGACGCAGCATATGACACGAtcctcctctttttttttttttcttttttttttgttgtcaaGTTGTTTTTGAAGCATTTTGGTGGATGTTTGTATTTTCAGCCTTAAGAAGGGAAGAAATAAACCACAAACTGTCTTGGTGTCACTGTCCGACTGTTATGCTTCTTCTCTACTTTCTGTTTTAGTTCTCGGCTCACAAAATCCCTCTGCTCACGCTCGCGGTGTCCTAGACGTGAGACAgctggagggagggagaggccgGGCTAAGTTGCACCCACTTGCCCTTTTAAGTGTCCTGCCGTAGCTGGTTCTGCACGCACAGCCGGAACCCGCCGCAGCCCTGTGCTCTCTGCTGGCAGATGTGGCCAGATTCCACAGACATAAGAGGGCAGTTATTGGTGATCTAAGCTCTCCTAACTCATATGAATGGAACTAGTAATAGGTCACTTATTTTCTTGCTGGCTAGTCCAGTTATTTTCTATAATTAGTAGCAAAGGTGAGATCATTCAGCCTAGCACTGATACACTGCGGCTTTGTGTCAGGGCAGCAATGAGTCTGAGTAAACTGCCTAAGGCCTGTAAGGCGCCCCCTTTTGGCCGAAAGCCATATTACACACAAACTTCTTTTGGCTGTTCCTCCAGCTTGAAGTGGCCCGGATCTTTGGG
The sequence above is a segment of the Brienomyrus brachyistius isolate T26 chromosome 12, BBRACH_0.4, whole genome shotgun sequence genome. Coding sequences within it:
- the c12h4orf48 gene encoding neuropeptide-like protein C4orf48 homolog; this encodes MRTKGFLQPVCAAVALLMIVELLCFRLTEASQETGTVIPAESRPCVDCHAFEFMQRALQDLRKTAFNLDSRTESLVLRAERRALCDCMPTNTLS
- the nelfa gene encoding negative elongation factor A; protein product: MASMRDSDTGLWLHNKLGSTDELWAPSSIASLLTVSVIDNIRLCFSSLSPPVKLKLLLGMLHLPRRTVDEMKEALNEIIQLATLDSEPWVLMVADILKSFPETGSLNLDLEEQNPNVQDILGELREKVNECEASALLPLECQYLNKNALTTLVGPLTPPIKHFQLKRKPKSATLRAELLQKSTETAQQLKKTAGVPFHAKGRGLVKKIDTTTPLKGIPKAPFRSPTAPSMFSPPSNRTPIAPVRTPLRKERGVKLLDISELDMVGAGREAKRRRKTLDTEVGEKVAKEEAVVENTTPDYAAGLVSAQKLGSLNNEGTLPSTSYLPATPSMVPSSSYIPSSETQPANVAASGREPLPSNRQPEETAALSVTLPPQFKQRPPMYNSGSSPAAPTSPATPTSTPANPTPPPASTATPQEQPAQPPPAQAASTPAPPSQQPKKNLSLTREQMYAAQEMFKTANKVTRPEKALILGFMAGSRENPCPEQGDIIQIKLSEHTEVLPKADGTGSTTMLVDTVFEMNYSTGQWTRLKKYKPITNVS